One window from the genome of Bradyrhizobium xenonodulans encodes:
- a CDS encoding MarR family winged helix-turn-helix transcriptional regulator, with amino-acid sequence MAELSLIDDIRAASRLMVRELGFMDATVAASDYPPSAVHTILEIGIRGPITSGELGDFLRLEKSSVSRLVRKLIDCGELRETPDEVDARSKRLSLTAKGRRTLEALHAFGRQQVSGALAALTVAEQRTVREGMMIYARALRQSRMGDEAESAA; translated from the coding sequence ATGGCCGAGCTTTCGCTGATCGACGACATCCGCGCCGCCTCGCGGTTGATGGTGCGGGAGCTCGGCTTCATGGATGCGACGGTGGCGGCGTCGGACTATCCGCCCTCGGCCGTGCACACCATCCTGGAGATCGGCATCCGCGGCCCCATAACGTCGGGCGAGCTCGGCGATTTCCTGCGGCTGGAAAAATCCAGCGTCAGCCGCCTGGTGCGCAAGCTGATCGATTGCGGCGAGCTCAGGGAGACGCCGGACGAGGTTGACGCCCGCAGCAAGAGGCTGTCGCTGACGGCAAAGGGACGTCGCACGCTGGAGGCGCTGCATGCGTTCGGCCGGCAACAGGTGAGCGGCGCGCTGGCGGCGCTGACGGTCGCGGAGCAGCGCACGGTGCGCGAGGGGATGATGATCTATGCGCGGGCGCTCAGGCAGAGCCGGATGGGGGATGAGGCGGAGTCGGCGGCTTAA
- a CDS encoding SDR family NAD(P)-dependent oxidoreductase, with protein sequence MSGTLPSGQRMRGKVCLVTGGGSGIGRATALRMASEGAEAIIVAGRREAEIEATASACRELGAEAIPIKTDITREDEVSRLVRTAVDRCGRLDVAFNNAGFQERRAPLEEQGMDIYDSVFDTNVRALFLCLRHQLPAMLAKGGGSIVVNASVSGVRNPNPGFSLYSASKAAAISLTRSAAMENAPRGIRINAIAPGRVVTDMMLRAGVGDVATVSAGLPLRRMGSPEEVAEAVVWLSSDASSYVVGHVLAADGGFLAS encoded by the coding sequence ATGAGCGGAACTTTGCCTTCTGGCCAGCGGATGAGGGGCAAGGTCTGCCTCGTCACGGGCGGCGGCAGCGGCATTGGCCGCGCCACGGCCTTGCGGATGGCGTCCGAAGGCGCGGAGGCGATCATCGTTGCGGGTCGTCGTGAAGCGGAGATCGAAGCGACAGCCTCAGCGTGTCGCGAGCTCGGTGCCGAGGCCATTCCGATCAAGACCGACATCACACGGGAGGACGAGGTGTCGCGCCTGGTCCGCACGGCCGTCGATCGCTGCGGCCGGCTCGACGTCGCCTTCAACAATGCGGGCTTCCAGGAGCGCCGCGCGCCGCTGGAAGAGCAGGGCATGGACATCTACGACAGCGTGTTCGACACCAATGTCCGCGCGCTGTTCCTGTGCCTGCGCCACCAATTGCCGGCGATGCTGGCGAAAGGTGGCGGCAGCATCGTCGTCAACGCCTCCGTCAGCGGCGTGCGCAATCCCAATCCCGGCTTCTCGCTCTATTCGGCCTCGAAGGCTGCTGCGATCTCGCTGACGCGCTCGGCCGCGATGGAGAACGCGCCGCGCGGCATCCGCATCAACGCGATCGCGCCGGGCCGCGTCGTCACCGACATGATGCTGCGCGCAGGCGTCGGCGATGTCGCAACCGTCAGCGCCGGCCTGCCGTTGCGGCGGATGGGGAGCCCGGAGGAGGTGGCGGAAGCGGTGGTATGGTTGTCGTCCGACGCGTCATCCTATGTCGTCGGGCATGTTCTCGCAGCCGATGGGGGATTTCTGGCGTCGTGA
- the mdlC gene encoding benzoylformate decarboxylase, whose amino-acid sequence MAKNGKTGSKSVTVKQATLDLLRSLGIDRVFGNPGSTELPFLSDWPDDIDYVLALQEASAVGMADGYAQATRNAGFVNLHSAAGVGNALGNIYTAHRNQTPLVITAGQQARSILPLQAFLYAERASEFPRPYVKYSVEPARPEDVPAAIARAYYTAMQPPCGPTFVSIPIDDWAHACAPVEARKVSREIGPEQEPMKALVAALGSAKNPALVVGPVVDRAGAVGLMVQVAERAKASVWVSPFSARCSFPERHPQFAGFLHASPAQLSDALREHDLVVVIGAPVFTFHVEGHAAIFDGGAAIFQITDDPDAAAVTPVGTSIIATMKPALSLLLDLLPESKRAAPKGRTLPPAPQAADPLPVEFLLHSLSQAMPEGTSLVEEVPSHRPAMQKFMPMRGQDSFYTMSSGGLGYSLPAAVGMALGKPKQRTVCLIGDGSAMYSLQALWTAAQRKLPLTIVVLNNSGYGAMRSFSQVMQVRNVPGLELPGIDFVRLAEGMGCHAVRVTKAAELREALKRGMAYEGTSLIEVVVDSAVPVLYGQKH is encoded by the coding sequence ATGGCCAAGAACGGCAAGACCGGCAGCAAGTCCGTCACCGTGAAGCAGGCAACGCTCGACCTGCTGCGCTCCCTAGGCATCGACAGGGTGTTCGGCAATCCCGGCTCGACCGAGCTGCCGTTCCTCAGCGACTGGCCGGACGACATCGACTACGTGCTGGCGCTGCAGGAAGCGAGCGCCGTCGGCATGGCCGATGGTTACGCGCAAGCGACGCGCAATGCCGGCTTCGTCAATCTGCATTCGGCGGCCGGCGTCGGCAACGCGCTCGGCAACATCTACACCGCCCACCGCAACCAGACGCCGCTGGTGATCACCGCCGGCCAGCAGGCGCGTTCGATCCTTCCCTTGCAGGCGTTCCTCTACGCCGAGCGTGCGTCGGAGTTTCCGCGGCCTTATGTGAAGTACAGCGTCGAGCCGGCGCGACCCGAGGACGTGCCGGCCGCGATCGCGCGGGCCTATTACACCGCGATGCAGCCGCCGTGCGGGCCGACCTTCGTGTCGATCCCGATCGACGATTGGGCCCATGCCTGCGCGCCGGTCGAGGCGCGCAAGGTCAGCCGCGAGATCGGTCCCGAGCAGGAGCCGATGAAAGCGCTGGTTGCAGCCCTCGGCTCGGCCAAGAATCCAGCCCTCGTCGTCGGTCCCGTCGTCGACCGCGCCGGCGCGGTCGGGCTGATGGTGCAGGTCGCCGAGAGGGCGAAGGCCAGCGTCTGGGTCAGCCCGTTCTCGGCGCGCTGCTCGTTTCCCGAGCGGCATCCGCAATTTGCAGGCTTCCTGCATGCCTCGCCAGCGCAACTCTCCGATGCGCTACGCGAGCATGACCTCGTCGTCGTGATCGGCGCGCCCGTGTTCACCTTCCATGTCGAGGGCCATGCCGCGATCTTCGACGGCGGCGCGGCGATCTTCCAGATCACGGATGATCCGGATGCCGCCGCGGTGACGCCTGTCGGCACCAGCATCATCGCGACGATGAAGCCGGCACTGAGCCTGCTGCTCGACCTCCTGCCCGAGAGCAAACGCGCGGCGCCAAAAGGCCGTACGCTGCCGCCGGCGCCGCAGGCCGCCGATCCGCTGCCGGTGGAATTCCTGCTGCACTCGCTGTCGCAGGCGATGCCCGAGGGCACCTCGCTCGTCGAGGAGGTCCCCTCGCACCGGCCGGCGATGCAAAAGTTCATGCCGATGCGCGGCCAGGACAGTTTCTACACCATGTCGAGCGGCGGCCTCGGCTATTCCCTGCCCGCCGCGGTCGGCATGGCGCTGGGCAAGCCGAAGCAGCGCACCGTGTGCCTGATCGGCGACGGCTCGGCGATGTACTCGCTCCAGGCGCTGTGGACCGCCGCGCAACGCAAGCTGCCGCTGACGATCGTCGTCCTCAATAATTCCGGCTACGGCGCGATGCGCTCGTTCAGCCAGGTGATGCAGGTGCGGAACGTACCGGGGCTGGAGCTGCCGGGAATCGATTTCGTGCGGCTCGCCGAAGGCATGGGCTGCCATGCGGTGCGGGTGACGAAGGCCGCGGAGCTCCGCGAGGCGCTGAAGCGCGGCATGGCGTACGAGGGCACCAGCCTCATCGAGGTGGTCGTGGATTCGGCGGTGCCGGTACTTTACGGGCAGAAGCATTGA
- a CDS encoding FAS1-like dehydratase domain-containing protein translates to MTEKLDIDHLRQWIGRSTEATDTVTAQLVMGLRATLFQDVGEPKNGDAAPFTVHWCLAQPVFPMSMLGPDGHPTRGGFLPPVPLPRRMWAGGEIEFLQPLQVGDESTRTSRIADVQVKTGSTGTLCFVSVEHSISSPRGIAIRERQDIVYREMTTGAPAGTKALPPPPKAQHRESHVSDPVLLFRYSALTFNGHRIHYDRDYVTKVEGYPGLIFHGPLQAALIIELAAKLRGGKAPKKFTYRGVQPLFEGTEFSINANETADGMELWTANAEGQPTMKGTAVW, encoded by the coding sequence ATGACCGAGAAGCTCGACATCGATCATTTGCGGCAATGGATCGGCCGCAGCACGGAGGCCACCGACACCGTCACCGCGCAGCTCGTCATGGGTCTGCGCGCGACGCTGTTCCAGGACGTCGGCGAACCCAAGAATGGTGACGCCGCGCCGTTCACGGTGCACTGGTGCCTGGCGCAGCCGGTATTTCCAATGTCGATGCTCGGGCCCGACGGTCATCCGACCCGCGGCGGCTTCCTGCCGCCGGTGCCGCTGCCGCGCCGGATGTGGGCCGGCGGCGAGATCGAGTTTTTGCAGCCGTTGCAGGTTGGCGATGAATCGACGCGGACCTCGCGGATCGCCGACGTGCAGGTGAAGACGGGATCGACCGGCACGCTGTGCTTCGTCTCGGTCGAGCACAGCATCTCCTCGCCGCGCGGCATCGCCATCCGCGAGCGGCAGGACATCGTCTATCGCGAGATGACGACCGGCGCGCCGGCTGGCACCAAGGCCCTGCCTCCGCCGCCGAAGGCGCAGCACCGTGAGAGCCATGTCTCCGATCCCGTGCTGCTGTTTCGTTATTCCGCGCTGACCTTCAACGGCCACCGCATTCATTACGACCGCGACTACGTCACCAAGGTCGAGGGCTATCCGGGCCTGATCTTCCATGGGCCGCTGCAGGCGGCGCTCATCATCGAGCTGGCGGCGAAGCTGCGCGGCGGCAAGGCGCCGAAGAAGTTTACCTATCGCGGCGTGCAGCCGCTGTTCGAGGGCACCGAGTTCTCCATCAACGCCAACGAGACCGCTGATGGCATGGAGCTGTGGACCGCGAATGCGGAGGGACAGCCGACGATGAAGGGCACGGCGGTGTGGTAG
- a CDS encoding CaiB/BaiF CoA transferase family protein, with the protein MGALDGIRVIAVEQAVAAPFCSSRLADAGAEVIKIERPEGDFARGYDAAAKGQSSYFVWLNRGKQSAVVDLATKEGCAELEKLIASADVLIQNLKPGSMDKLGFSRERLLKDYPKLISCTITGYGDEGPYAHRKAYDLLIQAESGLASITGNPDGASRVGMSIVDVATGATAHAAILEALIGRGRTGKGADIRISMFDVMADWCTVPLLNSEAGNPPKRMGLRHPSIAPYGVFTSKDGKDILISIQSEREWKTLCVKVLDQPDLPADPRVANMVERVRNRDFTDTTVAEAFGKMTRDELLKRLSDADIAFAEVNTMADLTNHPHLRRIEVDTPNGRVSYPAPAPIIVGETRAYGAVPAIGEKPQK; encoded by the coding sequence ATGGGAGCATTGGACGGGATCAGGGTGATTGCGGTCGAGCAGGCGGTCGCCGCGCCGTTCTGCTCGTCGCGGCTGGCGGATGCCGGCGCGGAGGTGATCAAGATCGAGCGGCCCGAAGGCGATTTCGCCCGCGGCTATGACGCGGCGGCCAAGGGCCAGAGCAGCTATTTTGTGTGGCTCAACCGCGGCAAGCAATCCGCCGTGGTCGATCTCGCGACGAAGGAAGGCTGCGCCGAGCTGGAAAAGCTGATCGCGAGCGCCGACGTGCTGATCCAGAACCTCAAGCCGGGCTCGATGGACAAGCTCGGCTTCTCACGCGAGCGGCTGCTGAAGGACTATCCGAAGCTGATCTCCTGCACGATCACCGGTTATGGCGACGAGGGCCCCTACGCGCACCGCAAGGCCTACGACCTCCTGATCCAGGCCGAGAGCGGCCTCGCCTCGATCACCGGCAATCCTGATGGCGCCTCGCGCGTCGGCATGTCGATTGTCGATGTCGCGACCGGCGCCACTGCGCATGCGGCGATCCTGGAAGCGCTGATCGGGCGCGGCCGCACCGGCAAGGGCGCGGATATCCGCATCTCCATGTTCGACGTGATGGCGGACTGGTGCACCGTGCCGCTGCTCAACTCCGAAGCCGGCAATCCGCCCAAGCGCATGGGGCTGCGCCATCCCTCGATCGCACCCTATGGCGTGTTCACCTCGAAGGACGGCAAGGACATCCTGATCTCGATCCAGAGCGAGCGCGAATGGAAGACGCTGTGCGTCAAGGTGCTGGACCAGCCGGACCTGCCCGCCGATCCCCGCGTCGCCAACATGGTCGAGCGCGTGCGCAACCGCGATTTCACCGACACAACGGTCGCGGAGGCCTTCGGCAAGATGACGCGCGACGAGTTGCTCAAGCGGCTGTCGGACGCCGACATCGCCTTCGCCGAGGTCAACACCATGGCCGACCTCACCAACCACCCGCATCTCAGACGGATCGAGGTGGACACGCCCAACGGCCGCGTCAGCTATCCCGCGCCGGCGCCGATCATCGTCGGCGAGACCCGCGCTTACGGCGCTGTGCCCGCGATCGGCGAAAAGCCCCAGAAGTAA
- a CDS encoding acyl-CoA dehydrogenase family protein: MSEDHHTEDYADIREAVAKLCAQFPGEYWRKLDREMAYPKTFVDALTQAGYLSVLIPEEYGGAGLKLSAAAAILEEIQRAGCNGGGCHAQMYTMGTVLRHGNAEQKAKYLPKIASGELRLQAFGVTEPTSGTDTSSLKTFAREDGNDSYIVNGQKIWTSRAEHSDLMVLLARTTPKEQAKKRTDGLSVFIVDMREAKNNGLEIRPIRTMMNHATTEVFFTDMKVPAENLIGEEGKGFRYILSGMNAERILIAAECVGDAKWFIAKATNYAKERSVFGRPIGQNQGIQFPIAKAYASMRAAELMVKEATRKYEAGLDCGAEANMAKMLAADASWEAANACIQTHGGFGFAEEYDVERKFRETRLYQVAPISTNLVLSFVAEHVLGMPRSY; encoded by the coding sequence ATGAGTGAAGACCACCACACCGAAGACTACGCCGACATCCGCGAAGCCGTCGCAAAACTCTGCGCGCAGTTTCCCGGCGAATACTGGCGCAAGCTCGATCGCGAGATGGCCTATCCCAAGACCTTCGTCGATGCACTGACGCAGGCCGGCTATCTCTCGGTGCTGATCCCCGAGGAATATGGCGGCGCGGGCCTGAAGCTGTCCGCCGCGGCGGCGATCCTCGAGGAGATCCAGCGCGCAGGCTGCAACGGCGGCGGCTGCCACGCCCAGATGTACACGATGGGCACGGTGCTGCGGCACGGCAATGCCGAGCAGAAGGCGAAGTATCTGCCGAAGATCGCCAGCGGCGAATTGCGGCTTCAGGCCTTCGGCGTCACCGAGCCGACCAGCGGCACCGACACTTCTTCGCTGAAGACTTTTGCGCGCGAGGACGGCAACGACAGCTACATCGTCAACGGTCAGAAGATCTGGACCAGCCGCGCCGAGCATTCCGACCTGATGGTGCTGCTTGCGCGCACCACGCCGAAGGAGCAGGCCAAGAAGCGCACCGACGGTCTGTCGGTCTTCATCGTCGACATGCGCGAAGCCAAGAACAACGGCCTCGAGATCCGCCCGATCCGCACCATGATGAACCACGCCACCACCGAAGTGTTTTTTACCGACATGAAGGTGCCGGCGGAGAATCTGATCGGCGAGGAAGGTAAGGGCTTTCGCTACATCCTCTCCGGCATGAATGCCGAGCGCATTTTGATCGCGGCCGAGTGCGTCGGCGACGCGAAGTGGTTCATCGCGAAGGCGACGAACTATGCGAAGGAGCGCAGCGTGTTTGGCCGGCCGATCGGCCAGAACCAGGGCATTCAGTTCCCGATCGCCAAGGCCTACGCCTCGATGCGCGCGGCCGAGTTGATGGTGAAGGAAGCGACGCGCAAATACGAGGCCGGGCTCGACTGCGGCGCGGAGGCCAACATGGCCAAGATGCTGGCGGCGGATGCGTCCTGGGAAGCGGCGAATGCCTGCATCCAGACCCATGGCGGCTTCGGCTTTGCCGAAGAATACGACGTCGAGCGCAAATTCCGCGAGACACGGCTCTATCAGGTAGCGCCGATCTCGACCAACCTCGTGCTGTCCTTTGTCGCCGAGCATGTGCTCGGCATGCCCCGCTCGTACTGA
- a CDS encoding LysR substrate-binding domain-containing protein, whose amino-acid sequence MDFRQLRTFSCVAELGSLSKASDTLRVAQPALSRQIKLLEHELRTELFTRNGRGMVLTEAGRLLLARTSGIVRQIDQIRDDIQSAKGPPSGQVVLGLVPTVSCVLSARFARRCVEKFPGISLRIVESYSGHLVEWLHRGEMDLAILYGRSADLHLNVESLGRDNIVAVGPRDCGLARRKSVEIGWLLRQRLVLPSHSHGLRALIEHAAAQRKIKLNVQLEADSFRVLTSLVEEGLGFALLPPSSVHGEVADGRLETTAVSKPMTRELIFASPIDRPVSTASLAVTALLREEVAACRKEGVWDIKLS is encoded by the coding sequence ATGGATTTCCGGCAGCTCAGGACCTTCAGTTGCGTGGCCGAGCTCGGCAGTCTGAGCAAGGCCTCCGACACGTTGCGCGTGGCGCAGCCGGCGCTCTCCAGGCAGATCAAGCTGCTGGAACACGAGCTGCGCACCGAGTTGTTCACTCGCAACGGCCGCGGCATGGTGCTGACCGAGGCCGGGCGCCTCCTGCTGGCGCGCACCTCCGGCATCGTGCGGCAGATCGACCAGATCCGCGACGACATCCAGTCGGCCAAGGGGCCGCCGTCCGGGCAGGTCGTGCTTGGTCTCGTTCCAACCGTGAGCTGCGTGCTGTCGGCGCGCTTCGCGCGGCGCTGCGTCGAAAAATTCCCCGGCATCTCGCTGCGCATCGTCGAGAGCTACAGCGGCCATCTGGTCGAATGGCTGCATCGCGGCGAGATGGACCTTGCCATCCTCTATGGCCGCTCCGCCGATCTGCATCTCAACGTCGAGAGCCTCGGCCGCGACAATATCGTCGCGGTCGGCCCGCGCGACTGCGGCCTTGCGCGCAGGAAGAGCGTCGAGATCGGCTGGCTGCTGCGGCAGCGGCTGGTGCTGCCCAGTCATTCGCACGGTCTCCGCGCGCTGATCGAGCACGCCGCCGCCCAGCGCAAGATCAAGCTCAACGTCCAGCTGGAAGCGGATTCGTTCCGTGTGCTGACGAGTCTGGTCGAGGAGGGCCTCGGCTTTGCGCTGCTGCCGCCCTCGTCGGTCCACGGCGAGGTCGCGGACGGGCGGCTGGAAACCACGGCCGTCTCGAAGCCGATGACGCGCGAGCTCATTTTCGCTTCTCCGATCGACCGCCCGGTCTCGACGGCCTCGCTCGCCGTCACCGCGCTCCTGCGCGAGGAGGTCGCCGCCTGCCGCAAGGAAGGCGTGTGGGACATCAAGTTGAGTTAG
- a CDS encoding cytochrome P450, giving the protein MNIQAPVKVDKAERMRRAREEAYATPLSQFHPGAPRLFQDDTLWPWFERLRKEEPVHYCTNAPIEPYWSVVKYNDIMHVDTNHGIFSSDSTLGGISIRDVPQGYDWPSFIAMDQPRHSSQRKTVSPMFTPTHLDELAKLIRQRSQTVLDNLPRNETFNFVERVSIELTTQMLATLFDFPWEERRKLTRWSDVSTALPKSGIVASAEERRREMDECYAYMSKLWNERVNSAPRNDLLSLMAHNDATRFMDPDNLMGNIILLIVGGNDTTRNTMTGSVLALNENPDQYDRLRANPELIDSMVPEVIRWQTPLAHMRRTALQDTEIGGKQIKKGDRVVMWYVSGNRDEEMFEKPNEFIIDRPRPRTHLSFGFGIHRCVGMRLAELQLKIVWEEMLKRFDRIEVVGEPKRIYSSFIKGYESLPVRIPG; this is encoded by the coding sequence ATGAACATCCAAGCGCCGGTTAAGGTGGACAAGGCCGAACGCATGCGCAGGGCCCGCGAGGAGGCTTATGCGACGCCGCTCTCGCAATTCCACCCCGGCGCGCCCAGGCTGTTCCAGGACGACACGCTGTGGCCGTGGTTCGAGCGGCTGCGCAAGGAAGAGCCGGTGCACTACTGCACCAACGCGCCGATCGAGCCGTATTGGTCAGTGGTGAAGTACAACGACATCATGCATGTCGACACCAATCACGGCATCTTCTCGTCGGACTCGACGCTCGGCGGCATCTCGATCCGCGACGTCCCGCAAGGCTACGACTGGCCGAGCTTCATCGCGATGGACCAACCGCGTCATTCGTCGCAGCGCAAGACGGTGTCGCCGATGTTCACGCCGACCCATCTGGACGAGCTCGCCAAGCTGATCCGCCAGCGCTCGCAGACCGTGCTCGACAATCTGCCGCGCAACGAGACCTTCAACTTCGTCGAGCGCGTCTCGATCGAGCTGACGACGCAGATGCTGGCGACCCTGTTCGATTTCCCCTGGGAGGAGCGGCGCAAGCTGACGCGCTGGTCCGACGTTTCGACCGCACTGCCCAAGAGCGGCATCGTCGCCTCCGCCGAAGAGCGCCGCCGCGAGATGGACGAGTGCTACGCCTACATGTCGAAGCTGTGGAACGAGCGCGTCAACTCCGCGCCGCGCAACGACCTGTTGTCGCTGATGGCCCATAACGACGCCACGCGCTTCATGGACCCCGACAACCTCATGGGCAACATCATCCTGCTCATCGTCGGCGGCAACGACACCACGCGCAACACCATGACCGGCTCGGTGCTGGCACTGAACGAAAACCCCGACCAGTACGACAGGCTGCGTGCAAATCCGGAACTGATCGACTCGATGGTGCCGGAAGTGATCCGCTGGCAGACGCCGCTGGCGCATATGCGGCGCACCGCGCTCCAGGATACCGAGATCGGCGGCAAGCAGATCAAGAAGGGCGACCGCGTCGTGATGTGGTACGTCTCCGGCAACCGCGACGAGGAGATGTTCGAGAAGCCGAACGAGTTCATCATTGACCGTCCCCGCCCGCGCACCCACCTCTCCTTCGGCTTCGGCATCCACCGCTGTGTCGGCATGCGCCTCGCCGAGCTGCAGCTCAAGATCGTCTGGGAGGAGATGCTGAAGCGGTTCGACCGCATCGAGGTCGTCGGCGAGCCCAAGCGGATCTATTCGAGCTTCATCAAGGGGTATGAGTCGCTGCCGGTGCGGATACCGGGGTAG
- a CDS encoding cytochrome P450 yields MHGTMESAAQLDVLRARATSLPLEQFDPGDPELFRTDTFWPYFDRLRREDPVHYCKDSMFGPYWSVTRYNDIMEIETNHSVFSSASSLGGITIRDIDPDLRRESFISMDPPRHAAQRKTVAPMFTPTHLDNLALNIRKRSAECLDNLPRGEVFDWVDQVSIELTTQMLAVLFDFPWEDRRKLTRWSDIATTIPGPDGLVATEDDRQAELTECAGYFARLWKERIAQPPKSDLLSMMAHGTATRDMDAKNFLGNLVLLIVGGNDTTRNTMSGSLLALSQHPEQYRKLRENPALLDSFVPEVIRWQTPLAHMRRTALADFEFRGRQIKKGDKVVMWYVSGNRDEEAIEKPYDFIIDRARPRKHLSFGFGIHRCVGLRLAELQLKIIWEEILKRFDHIDVVGEPKRVYSSFVKGLETLPVKIAA; encoded by the coding sequence ATGCATGGGACCATGGAGAGCGCGGCACAGCTCGACGTGCTGCGCGCACGCGCCACATCACTGCCGCTGGAGCAGTTCGATCCGGGCGATCCTGAACTGTTCAGGACCGATACGTTCTGGCCCTATTTCGACCGCCTGCGCCGCGAAGATCCCGTGCACTATTGCAAGGACTCGATGTTCGGCCCGTACTGGTCGGTGACGCGCTACAACGACATCATGGAGATCGAGACCAACCATTCGGTGTTCTCCTCGGCCTCCTCGCTCGGCGGCATCACCATTCGCGACATCGATCCGGACCTCCGCCGCGAGAGTTTCATCTCGATGGATCCGCCGCGGCATGCGGCGCAGCGCAAGACCGTGGCGCCGATGTTCACGCCGACACATCTGGACAATCTTGCCCTCAACATCCGCAAGCGCTCGGCCGAGTGCCTCGACAATCTGCCGCGCGGCGAGGTGTTCGACTGGGTCGATCAGGTCTCGATCGAGCTCACCACGCAGATGCTGGCGGTGCTGTTCGATTTCCCCTGGGAGGACCGCCGCAAACTGACGCGCTGGTCTGATATCGCCACCACCATTCCCGGCCCCGACGGCCTCGTCGCCACCGAGGACGATCGGCAGGCCGAGCTGACGGAATGCGCCGGCTATTTCGCGCGGCTGTGGAAGGAGCGCATCGCGCAGCCGCCGAAGAGCGACCTGCTCTCGATGATGGCGCATGGCACTGCCACCCGCGACATGGACGCGAAGAACTTCCTCGGCAATCTCGTCCTTTTGATCGTCGGCGGCAACGACACCACCCGCAACACCATGTCGGGCTCGCTTCTCGCGCTGAGCCAGCATCCGGAGCAGTATCGCAAGCTGCGCGAGAACCCCGCGCTGCTCGATAGCTTCGTGCCGGAGGTGATCCGCTGGCAGACGCCGCTGGCGCATATGCGCCGCACTGCACTCGCCGACTTCGAGTTCCGCGGCAGGCAGATCAAGAAAGGTGACAAGGTCGTGATGTGGTACGTCTCGGGCAACCGTGACGAGGAGGCGATCGAAAAGCCCTACGATTTCATCATCGACCGCGCCCGACCGCGCAAGCATCTCTCCTTCGGTTTCGGCATCCACCGCTGCGTCGGCTTGCGGCTTGCCGAACTCCAGCTCAAGATTATTTGGGAAGAGATTCTCAAGCGTTTCGACCATATTGATGTGGTCGGCGAACCCAAGCGGGTCTATTCGAGTTTCGTGAAGGGTCTCGAAACCTTGCCGGTCAAGATTGCGGCGTGA
- a CDS encoding YjgN family protein: protein MQWAPTGSEPVPPPLPPTRVDFTGNRPEFRRMVTKGAMLELVTFGFYRFWLVTDIRRHLWTNTAIDGDAAEYTGRGKELLIGFLFALAILVPIYLAYFLIGIEFERWQGFASTPLFIAFYAFGQFAIFRARRYRLTRTVWRGVRFWMDGSGWAYSFRAMLWGLLVFLTLGLALPWREASLERYKMRHTHYGDLSGDFEADGWAFFKRAWWLWLFSPIALLIFPLAPFFYAEFKAREWRWWLDGIRIGGVSLSSELPHDAFYGLYWKVIGWWMLLSTVFAAYMGGAALLAVQLSGVPADALFGAGNAGKSIPMLVMMVIGYFAVALAVNIVMRVYLQRDLWAKVLDTVKVHNIGAAADVRGSGELASALGEGFADGLDVAGF, encoded by the coding sequence ATGCAATGGGCCCCGACCGGGTCCGAACCCGTCCCGCCGCCGCTGCCGCCGACGCGGGTCGATTTCACCGGCAACCGTCCAGAGTTCCGCAGAATGGTCACCAAGGGTGCCATGCTGGAGCTCGTCACCTTCGGCTTCTACCGGTTCTGGCTGGTCACCGATATCCGCCGACATCTGTGGACCAACACCGCGATCGACGGCGATGCCGCCGAATATACCGGCCGCGGCAAGGAGCTGCTGATCGGGTTCCTGTTCGCGCTCGCGATCCTGGTGCCGATCTATCTCGCTTATTTCCTCATCGGCATCGAGTTCGAGCGCTGGCAGGGCTTTGCCTCGACGCCGCTGTTCATCGCCTTCTACGCCTTCGGCCAGTTCGCGATCTTTCGCGCGCGGCGCTACCGGTTGACGCGCACGGTCTGGCGCGGTGTCCGGTTCTGGATGGACGGCTCGGGCTGGGCCTATTCGTTCCGCGCCATGCTGTGGGGCCTCCTGGTGTTCCTGACCCTCGGCCTGGCGTTGCCTTGGCGCGAGGCTTCGCTGGAACGCTACAAGATGCGGCACACCCATTACGGCGACCTCTCCGGCGATTTCGAAGCCGACGGCTGGGCCTTCTTCAAGCGCGCCTGGTGGCTGTGGCTGTTCAGCCCGATCGCGCTCCTCATCTTCCCGCTCGCCCCGTTCTTCTATGCCGAATTCAAGGCGCGCGAATGGCGCTGGTGGCTCGACGGCATCCGCATCGGCGGCGTCAGCCTGTCCTCGGAATTGCCGCACGACGCTTTCTACGGCCTGTACTGGAAAGTGATCGGCTGGTGGATGCTGCTGTCGACTGTCTTCGCCGCCTATATGGGCGGTGCCGCCTTGCTCGCCGTCCAGCTGAGTGGCGTTCCGGCCGATGCGCTATTCGGCGCCGGGAATGCCGGCAAGAGCATTCCGATGCTGGTCATGATGGTCATCGGCTATTTCGCCGTGGCGCTCGCGGTCAATATCGTCATGAGGGTCTATCTTCAGCGCGATCTCTGGGCCAAGGTGCTGGACACCGTCAAGGTGCACAACATCGGAGCCGCAGCGGATGTGCGCGGCAGCGGCGAGCTGGCCAGTGCGCTGGGCGAAGGTTTTGCCGATGGGCTCGATGTCGCGGGATTCTGA